In Streptomyces sp. NBC_01231, the sequence GGTTCCCGGGCCGCGGTGGGCACATTCCGGCGGCGGGCCTGCATTCCGGAGGGGCCTCGAAAGCGGCTGTTCCCGGTGTGGTCCTCGCGGCGTTGGCCAGCCTGCCGCTGGGCGCCGTGCTCGGGCCCGAGGCACCCCTGATCGCCCTCGGCGCCGGTCTGGCCCTGGCGTTCCGGGATCTCGCACGCGCTCCGGCGACCGAGGCGAGCACCACGCTGCTCGGTGCCGCCGGTGCCGCGTCAGCCATCGCCGCGATCTTCGGCAGTCCGCTCGTGGCGGCCGTGATGCTCATGGAAGTGGCCGGAGTCGGCGGACCGCAGCTGTTCGCGGTGATGCTTCCCGCCCTGCTGTCCAGCGGGATCGGTGCCATCGTGTTCACCGGCTTCGGCCACTGGACCGGGCTGAAGACCGGGAGCCTCGACATCGGGCTGCCCGCCCCGCCACCCCTCGACACCGGGGACGTGGTGTGGTCGGCACTGATGGCGCTCGTCATCGGGGCGGCCGTCCACTGGATCGTGGTGGGCGGACGGCTCGCGGCCCGCTTCGTGTCCGCGCATCCGTTGCGCAACACGGTGCTCTGCGCACTCGGCGCGGCGGGCTGCGCGGCTCTCTACGCCGGCATCACCGGCCGTTCGCCGTCCGAGGTCTCCCTGTCCGGCCAGGCCGCCCTGAGCCGGCTCGCCCAGGACCCCCATGCGTGGCCGGTCGGCAGTCTGGTGGCGGTCCTGGCGTTCAAGGGCGTCGCGTACGCGCTCTGTCTGGGAAGCCTTCGCGGCGGTCCGACCTTCCCGTCGCTGTTCCTGGGCGGAGCGGCGGGCGTCCTGCTGTCACCCCTGCCGGGGCTCGGCGTCGTGGCGGGGATGGCGGCGGGGATGGCGTCCGCGTGCGCCGCCGCGCTGCGGCTGCCCGTCAGCACGGTGGTGCTGGTCGTCCTGATGCTGGGCAACTCGGAAACGGTGCCCGTGATCGTACTGGCCACCGTGGTGTCGTTCGTGACCACGGAGTTGCTGCCGCAGGGGCCGGGAATCCCCGCGTTCAGGCCGCGTCCCGGTCGAGCGCGTCGTCCAGAGTCGTCGCGGCCATGATCAGGGAGAGATGGGTGAAGGCCTGCGGGAAGTTGCCCAGTTGCTCCCCACTGGGGCCGATCTCCTCGGCGAACAGGCCGACGTGGTTCGCGTACGTCTGCATCTTCTCGAAGGTGTAGCGGGCCTGCGGGAGGCGTCCCGCCCGGGCGAGGGCGTCGACGTACAGGAACGTGCACAGGCTGAAGGTGCCTTCGGAGCCGCGCAGTCCGTCCGGGGACGCCTCGGGGTCGTAGCGGTAGACCAGGCTGTCGGAGACAAGGACACGGTCCATGGCGTCGAGGGTGTTGAGCCAGCCGGGGCTGCGGGGGGACAGGAATCCGACGCGGGGAGCGAGCAGCAGGGAGGCGTCCAGGACGTCGCCGCCGTAGTGCTGGACCAGGGCCTGCTCCTTCTCGTTCCAGCCGCGCTCCATGACCTGTTCGAGGATGGCGTCCCGGGCCCGGGTCCAGCGGGCGGTGTCGGCCGGTCTGCTGAACTCGTGGGCCAGTTTCAGGCCGCGGTCGAAGGCGGCCCAGCACATCACCCGGCTGTAGGTGAAGTCCTTGCGTCCGCCCCGGGTCTCCCAGATGCCCTCGTCGGGCCGGTCCCAGGAGTCGGCGAGCCAGTCCAGGGTGCCGGCCAGGCCCTTCCACCCGTGATAGCCCGCCTGTTCACCGACGTCGCGGCCCTCGGCCAGCGCGTAGAGGGCCTCGCCGTAGATGTCGAGCTGGAGTTGGTCGGAGGCGGCGTTGCCTGCCCGGACCGGGGAGGAGCGGCGGTAGCCCTCGAAGTGGTCCAGGATCTCCTCGGTCAGATGGGGGTCGCCGTCGACCCGGTACATGATCTGGAGGGGTTCGCCGTCCGGTCCCTCGTGGGCGGCGAGGCGGTCGCCCAGCCAGTGGGTGAAGCGGGTCGCCTCCTCCACGAAGCCGAGGTCGAGAAGGGCCCGCACCGACAGGGAGCCGTCCCGCACCCAGGTGTACCGGTAGTCCCAGTTGCGCTCACCGCCGACCTGCTCGGGCAGTCCCATGGTGGCGGCGGCGACCGGCGCGCCCGTCGGGTGGTAGGTGAGGAGTTTGAGGGTGATGGCCGAGCGGTGCACGATCTCCGTCCAGCGGCCGTGGTAGCGCGAGGTGCGCACCCAGTTGTGCCAGAAGTCGATGTCCTGCCAGAGCTCTTGGGTGACCTGCTCGGTGGTGGGCGGCGGTGGCGCCTTGCCGCCCGGCGCGCAGACGGTGAACACCGCGGCCGTCGACTCCCCGGCGTTCAGGGTGATGGTGCCCCGGACGTCCTGCCCGTCCCGTTCGAGAGGGATGCCGCCCTGGAGGTAGGCGGTCATTCCCGGGGCCCGGAACGTCGCGGTGTGGGTGGTCAGGTCCAGTTCGTGGGTCGCGCGCGCGTAGTCGAACCGCGGCCGGCATTCGAGGCCGAAGCGTACGGTGCCGCGTACCGCGCGTACGACGCGCACCAGGCGGTGCCGGTCGGTCGCCGTCGGGCCCTGCTGGACCGGCATGTGGTCGATGATCTCGCCGACTCCGTCGGGTGACATGAAGCGGGTCACCACGGCGGCGGAGTCCGGGTAGTAGAGCTGCCGCCAGGTCCCCTCGGGGTGCTCGGGCGCGAGGAGGAAGTAGCCGCCTTTCTCGTGGTCGAGCAGGGCGGCGAAGACACTGGGCGAGTCGAAGCGCGGCGCCGCGAACCAGTCGATCACGCCCTGGGACGTCACGAGAGCGGCGGTCTGCAGGTCCCCGACGAGCCCGTGGTCGGCGATGGGCGGGTAGCGGTCCATGGCGGTCTCCCTTTCAGGCTGCTTCAGCCGCTGTCCGCCCGGCACGGACGCGTCGACGCGTGCCCGGCGGTCCTTCTCGGTGGCCGAAGGTCACCGCAGTCGCTCCGCGATGTGGTCGCCGACGCGCAGGGCGTTGGCGATGGCGGTCAGCGACGGGTTGACCGCTCCGATGCTCGGGAAGAAGCTCGTGTCGACGACGTAGAGGTTGTCGAGGTCGTGGGCCTTGCAGTTGATGTCGAGAGCGCTGCTTTCGGGGTCGTGTCCGAAGCGGACGGTGCCCGCCTGATGCGCGGTGGCGCCGATGGGCATGCCCTTGTGCAGGTAGATGCTGTGCGACAGGAGATGGTGCTCGTGCATGCCCAAGTGGCCGAGCATGTCCTGCAGTTTGTGCCGCAGACGCTTCAGCCCGGCGGTGTTGTTCTTCTCGTCGAGGGCCAGGTGAATGCCGCCGTCCCGGTCCAGGGTGACGCGGTTGTCGGCGAGGGGCAGGTCCTCTCCGCACAGCCAGAAGTCGACCGCGTGGTGGGCGAGCACCTCGAACGGCATGTCGGGGGCGACGGTCCCGGCCCAGCGGGGCGCTTCTCCGTGGATCTGCTCGGAGTCGGACTTGCCGAGCATCTGGATGCCGCCGAGGGGGTACTCCCAGTCGTCGGATCCCAGGTACCAGTCGTGCAGCGCCAGGGTCTTCTGGAACCTGGTGTCGTTCGGTTCCCTGGACACGGCCATCAGGGCCAGGTTGTTGTGCCGCATGTAGTGCCGGCCCACCACGTCCGAGCTGTTGGCCAGGCCCCGCGGATGCCGGTCGCCCGCCGAACGCAGCAGCAGGGCGGCGGAGTTGACGGCACCGCAGGCGACGACCACCATGTCGGCGCTGAACTCCACGGTCGAGGCGTCCCCGTCCCCCACGGTCGCGACGACCGAGGTGACACTGCGGCCGGTCGGGTCCGTGTCGAGACGCCGCACGTCCGCATGGGTGAGCAGCTCGACGTTGGGATGTTCGAGGGCGGGGTCGACGCAGATGACCTGCGCGTCGGACTTCGCGCCGACCAGGCAGGGGAAGCCGTCGACGCGGTCGCAGCGTATGCAGGCGCTGGTGTGGGTGGCCCGGCCCCGGTCGTCCTGGGTGAGGTTCACCCCGATGGGGAGGTGGAAGGGGTGCAGGCCCTGCTTCTCCAGGTCGTGGCTGAGTTGCTGGATGCGCGGCTCGTGCTGGACCGGCGGGTGGGCGTACTGGGCGCTGGTGGGGCCCTCGGTCGGGTCCTCGCCGTGCCGGCCGTGGACGAGGTAGAGGTGTTCGGCCTGCGTGTAGTACGGCTCCAGTTCCTCGTAGCTCAGGGGCCAGGCGGGGGACATGCCGTCGTGGTGGCGCAGTTCACCGAAGTCCTCGGGGCGCATGCGGAAGAGTGCGGCGCCGTAGAACTTGGTGTTGCCGCCCACGTAGTAATTGACCTCCGGCGGGAACTGCTTTCCGTCTTTGTCGTACCAGAACTCCGGGGCGCGGTATTTGCCCTTGACGAAGACCGCGGTGGATTCCCAGTTGTCGCGTTCGCGGGGCAGATAGTCACCGCGTTCGAGAAGCAGGATCCGTTTTCCGGTGGGTGCCAGCCGGTGGGCGATGGTGCCACCGCCGGCACCGGTGCCGATAACGATGACGTCGTAGTGCAGTGCGTCGGTCATGCCGGCCACCGTCCTCGGAACGTGCTCCGGTCCTGCCCGTCGGAAAGGGGCATTCAGCCCGATCACCAACGTATCCCCGGGGGATGGTTCCGGCGAGTTGGACTGTTCGGGTGAGCACCTGCCTGACGGCCGCCCGGCCGAGGCCGCCCGGCCGTCACAGGATCGCGAGGGGATTGACCGGGGAGCCGGTCGCCGTGGGCAGCCGGAGCGGGGCGATCACGCAGAGGAACGACCAGCGGCCCTCCTCGGCGCAGATCGGGGCGAGGTCCTCGAACCGCAGGTGGTCGAGCAGATGCAGTCCCATCGCGTGCACGGCGAGCACATGCACCGGGAACGCGACTCCGCGCACCGCGCTGGGGGCCGTGTCGTTGTTCCCGTCGCCGCCGAGCACGGCCACCTGCCGTTCGGCCAGGAACTCCATGGCGGTCGGATGGAGTCCGGCACGCGCGCCGGCGACGTCCCAGGGGCCCAACTCCTCCCGCCGTCGGCGGTGTCCGACCCGTACGAGGAGGATGTCGCCCCGGCCGACCCTGACTCCCTGACGTGCCTCGGCGGCGGCGAGGTCCTCGGCCCTCACATGCTCTCCGGGTTCTAGCCAGGGGACGCCGTGCAGCCGGGGGATGTCGAGGAGGACCCCACGTCCGGCGATGCCGTCGCGGGCCAGGTCGACGGACAGGGCGCTCGCTCCCTCCGGCGACAGCGCGTCCGCCGCCGGTACGCCGCCGTGCAGGGTTCCGTCGTAGACGACGTGGCACAGCGCGTCGAGGTGGCTGTCCACATCGCCGTGGATGTTCATGGCGAAGCGGTCCCGCGCGAACTCCAGGCCGCTCGAACCGGGATGTCCGTCGGCCGGAGCGGTGAGCCGGTGCCGGGCCGGATCGGCGTTGTCAGGTCCGGTACGGGTGTCGACAGGCGCGGCGAGCGACACCGTACGTCCCGTCCGCACCTCGCGAACGGCCGCCAGCACCTGTTCCTCGGTGATCGTGTCCAGGGCGCCCCGCCGCGAGGCGCCGCCGGGGGCCTTGGCGCGCAGATGTCGGTGGAGGTGCCGGAAGTCGGCCTCGCTCAGCTCGCTGGGCGGCCACATGCCCCCACCCTGCGGCAGATTCCGGGTCCGCGCACGCCGAGTTGCCGGGTTCGGGGGCCGCCACGTCAATGGAAGGGCGACGGTCGGGGCGACCGGCCGGCGCACCGCACCGATCCGCGGAGGTCCGGATGGACATGATCCATGTCCGAGCGGTGTGCCCGCCGGACCTCACGGAACGCACCATGGGCCTGCTGAGCGCCGAGCCGTGCGTGCTGAACCTGATCCTGCAGACGGGCACCGTACGCAATCCCGACGGCGACGCCATCGAGTGCGATGTCCTGACCGGAGCCGCCAACGAGGTGCTGCGCGGGCTGCGGGACCTCGGACTGGAGCGCCGTGGCTCCGTCGTCCTCGATCCGGTGGACACGGTGTTCTCGGAGCACGCGGCCAGGACCGGGGCCGAGGAGCTCGGGGCCCGGTTGCGTGCACCGGTGTGGGAACAGGTGGAGGCCCGGATCCGGTCCGAGGGGAGATACCCGCCGAGCTTCTATCTCTTCCTGGTGATCGCCGGACTCATCGGCGCGGTGGGCATCATCACCAACTCGCAGATCCTCATCGTCGCGGCGATGGTGGTCGGACCGGAGTACGCGGCCATCACCAGCATCGCGCTCGGTATCGACCACCGCGCCCGGCCGAGGATCCAGCAGGGCCTCATGGCGCTGCTCGTGGGCTTCCTGCTGGCGATCGCCGCGACCTTCCTGTTCGCCCTCCTCGTCCGAGGTTTCGGGCTGCAACCGGAGGCCTTCGAACTGGGGCTGAGGCCGGTCTCGAACCTGATCAACACCCCCAACTTCTTCTCGGCCGTGGTGGCGGTGCTGGCCGGCGTCGTCGGCATCGTCTCGCTGGCCGAGGCCCGCACGAGCGCGCTGCTCGGCGTCTTCATCTCGGTGACGACCATTCCGGCGGCGGCCGACATCGGGGTCTCGTCGGCGTTCGCCAGCTGGGACGAGGCCTGGGGTTCGCTGCTCCAACTGCTGCTCAACATCGTCGTGCTGGTCCTGGTCGGCACCGGCACGCTCAAGTGCCAGCGGGCGATCTGGCGAAGGGTGGCCGCACGCCGGCACGGGCGCACGGTCAGGCGGTCGGCGTAGCGGCGGACGGCGGATCAGGAGTGCCGGTGTCCAGGAACTCGAGGATCGCGAGGGCGATCAGCACGATCACCAGCGTCCACACCACGACCGCCACGGTCGGGTAGGTCCAGGTGAACAGCACGATCGCGGCGACCACCACGATCACGCCGCCGATCCACTGCTTGTAGCGGTTGACGAACCGGCCGACCGCCCCCAGCGGGAGCCCCGCCGACACGGAGGCGTCCCGTAGCGCGCCAATGGCCTTGCGGCAGCCCGTACGGGTGAGGACGGCGACTCCGGACGGGCCCATGAGGAAGGCACCGGCGGCCGTCACCAGAGCCACCGCACCGAGCGCCCGCACGCCCGCGCGCAGGAACTTGACCAACGCGTCGTACACCGCGCCGGCGGCGGCCTCGGACGCCCCGGTGGGCAGATGGTCGAGGTAGACGGACCGTAGGACGCTGAGCGTGATGCCGAGCAGCAGCATGGCGGCGAACACCCCGAGGGCGGCCCCGATCA encodes:
- a CDS encoding chloride channel protein, which gives rise to MLRRPEYRRALVFCGLIGIPVSLVAFWFLVLLHELENLIWKDWPHDLGWTDPPWWWPLPLALVSGAVVALVVLRFPGRGGHIPAAGLHSGGASKAAVPGVVLAALASLPLGAVLGPEAPLIALGAGLALAFRDLARAPATEASTTLLGAAGAASAIAAIFGSPLVAAVMLMEVAGVGGPQLFAVMLPALLSSGIGAIVFTGFGHWTGLKTGSLDIGLPAPPPLDTGDVVWSALMALVIGAAVHWIVVGGRLAARFVSAHPLRNTVLCALGAAGCAALYAGITGRSPSEVSLSGQAALSRLAQDPHAWPVGSLVAVLAFKGVAYALCLGSLRGGPTFPSLFLGGAAGVLLSPLPGLGVVAGMAAGMASACAAALRLPVSTVVLVVLMLGNSETVPVIVLATVVSFVTTELLPQGPGIPAFRPRPGRARRPESSRP
- a CDS encoding cyclase family protein, which translates into the protein MWPPSELSEADFRHLHRHLRAKAPGGASRRGALDTITEEQVLAAVREVRTGRTVSLAAPVDTRTGPDNADPARHRLTAPADGHPGSSGLEFARDRFAMNIHGDVDSHLDALCHVVYDGTLHGGVPAADALSPEGASALSVDLARDGIAGRGVLLDIPRLHGVPWLEPGEHVRAEDLAAAEARQGVRVGRGDILLVRVGHRRRREELGPWDVAGARAGLHPTAMEFLAERQVAVLGGDGNNDTAPSAVRGVAFPVHVLAVHAMGLHLLDHLRFEDLAPICAEEGRWSFLCVIAPLRLPTATGSPVNPLAIL
- a CDS encoding glycoside hydrolase family 15 protein, which gives rise to MDRYPPIADHGLVGDLQTAALVTSQGVIDWFAAPRFDSPSVFAALLDHEKGGYFLLAPEHPEGTWRQLYYPDSAAVVTRFMSPDGVGEIIDHMPVQQGPTATDRHRLVRVVRAVRGTVRFGLECRPRFDYARATHELDLTTHTATFRAPGMTAYLQGGIPLERDGQDVRGTITLNAGESTAAVFTVCAPGGKAPPPPTTEQVTQELWQDIDFWHNWVRTSRYHGRWTEIVHRSAITLKLLTYHPTGAPVAAATMGLPEQVGGERNWDYRYTWVRDGSLSVRALLDLGFVEEATRFTHWLGDRLAAHEGPDGEPLQIMYRVDGDPHLTEEILDHFEGYRRSSPVRAGNAASDQLQLDIYGEALYALAEGRDVGEQAGYHGWKGLAGTLDWLADSWDRPDEGIWETRGGRKDFTYSRVMCWAAFDRGLKLAHEFSRPADTARWTRARDAILEQVMERGWNEKEQALVQHYGGDVLDASLLLAPRVGFLSPRSPGWLNTLDAMDRVLVSDSLVYRYDPEASPDGLRGSEGTFSLCTFLYVDALARAGRLPQARYTFEKMQTYANHVGLFAEEIGPSGEQLGNFPQAFTHLSLIMAATTLDDALDRDAA
- a CDS encoding GMC family oxidoreductase, which translates into the protein MTDALHYDVIVIGTGAGGGTIAHRLAPTGKRILLLERGDYLPRERDNWESTAVFVKGKYRAPEFWYDKDGKQFPPEVNYYVGGNTKFYGAALFRMRPEDFGELRHHDGMSPAWPLSYEELEPYYTQAEHLYLVHGRHGEDPTEGPTSAQYAHPPVQHEPRIQQLSHDLEKQGLHPFHLPIGVNLTQDDRGRATHTSACIRCDRVDGFPCLVGAKSDAQVICVDPALEHPNVELLTHADVRRLDTDPTGRSVTSVVATVGDGDASTVEFSADMVVVACGAVNSAALLLRSAGDRHPRGLANSSDVVGRHYMRHNNLALMAVSREPNDTRFQKTLALHDWYLGSDDWEYPLGGIQMLGKSDSEQIHGEAPRWAGTVAPDMPFEVLAHHAVDFWLCGEDLPLADNRVTLDRDGGIHLALDEKNNTAGLKRLRHKLQDMLGHLGMHEHHLLSHSIYLHKGMPIGATAHQAGTVRFGHDPESSALDINCKAHDLDNLYVVDTSFFPSIGAVNPSLTAIANALRVGDHIAERLR
- a CDS encoding DUF389 domain-containing protein — translated: MDMIHVRAVCPPDLTERTMGLLSAEPCVLNLILQTGTVRNPDGDAIECDVLTGAANEVLRGLRDLGLERRGSVVLDPVDTVFSEHAARTGAEELGARLRAPVWEQVEARIRSEGRYPPSFYLFLVIAGLIGAVGIITNSQILIVAAMVVGPEYAAITSIALGIDHRARPRIQQGLMALLVGFLLAIAATFLFALLVRGFGLQPEAFELGLRPVSNLINTPNFFSAVVAVLAGVVGIVSLAEARTSALLGVFISVTTIPAAADIGVSSAFASWDEAWGSLLQLLLNIVVLVLVGTGTLKCQRAIWRRVAARRHGRTVRRSA